A genomic window from Deltaproteobacteria bacterium includes:
- a CDS encoding ThiF family adenylyltransferase, protein MLKSKVDRPTTQEFSHSLAFSRTIGWVTPGELERLKNKRVAIAGLGGVGGHYCELLARLGVENFHIADFDRFELQNFNRQAGATMENLGRLKTEVARERILAINPSAKITVFSDGVSPENFAAFTNQIDFYVDGLDFFVLRTRFLLFDELHKRGVPFITVAPLGMGASVVFFDEFSMAPLRYFSIPKSELSEDELALRFLLGVSPKLKHSQYLVDRNSINFRERRAPSTPMACYLCAGLAGSYALKVLLGRGQVVRAPWSWHIDGYLNSATKEWLPMGGNSPWQRFKRARARRNLMGKS, encoded by the coding sequence ATGCTGAAATCGAAAGTTGATCGACCAACAACTCAGGAGTTTTCACATTCGCTCGCATTCTCGCGAACGATCGGTTGGGTAACTCCGGGCGAGCTTGAACGCCTGAAAAACAAGAGGGTCGCGATCGCGGGCCTCGGGGGTGTTGGCGGTCACTATTGCGAACTGCTGGCGCGGCTTGGTGTTGAGAACTTTCACATTGCCGACTTTGATCGTTTTGAGTTGCAGAATTTCAATCGCCAAGCCGGAGCGACGATGGAAAACCTTGGTCGACTTAAAACCGAGGTTGCACGAGAACGAATTTTGGCAATCAATCCAAGCGCCAAGATTACTGTATTTTCTGATGGTGTTAGCCCAGAAAATTTTGCGGCGTTTACAAACCAGATTGATTTCTATGTCGACGGACTCGATTTCTTCGTCCTCCGCACGCGTTTTTTGCTGTTTGACGAACTGCATAAACGGGGCGTGCCCTTCATCACTGTTGCCCCACTTGGCATGGGAGCTTCGGTGGTATTTTTTGACGAATTTTCAATGGCGCCGCTTCGTTATTTTTCAATACCTAAGAGCGAACTTAGCGAGGACGAACTGGCGCTTCGCTTCCTTTTGGGAGTATCTCCAAAACTTAAACATTCCCAATACCTGGTCGATCGAAACTCAATAAACTTTCGCGAACGTCGCGCGCCTTCGACGCCAATGGCCTGTTACCTATGTGCAGGGCTAGCAGGGTCCTATGCGCTGAAGGTCCTGCTTGGACGTGGACAGGTCGTCCGAGCACCTTGGTCATGGCATATCGATGGATATTTAAATTCGGCCACTAAGGAATGGCTTCCCATGGGCGGCAACAGTCCGTGGCAACGCTTCAAGCGAGCACGAGCTCGGCGCAACCTGATGGGGAAATCATGA
- a CDS encoding GDP-mannose 4,6-dehydratase yields MKTRVLITGGCGFVGHHFVEHFLKNTDWEIVVMDKLSYASQGLDRLRDIKCFDGQRVLMLAADFSQPLGDGMTKEIGGIDHIFHLGAESHVDRSIDNAEPFVMANVVGTMRMLEIARKMSKLKTFYYFSTDEVFGPAPVGVNYKEWDRYNSGNPYAATKAGGEELCLAYANTYKLPVVITHCMNIFGERQHSEKFIPLVIRRVLQGEKVIIHADADRKTPGSRHWIHARNVAAAVLFLVQSRAATSEKYNIVGEKEVDNLAMAQSISKILGRPLISELVDFHSSRPGHDLRYALDGAKLAQLGWNIPLDFEHSLAKTVNWYLSRPEWLKA; encoded by the coding sequence ATGAAAACTCGCGTTTTGATCACAGGTGGCTGCGGATTCGTCGGCCATCATTTCGTCGAACATTTCTTGAAAAACACCGATTGGGAAATCGTCGTGATGGACAAGCTCAGTTATGCTTCGCAAGGCCTTGATCGCCTACGCGATATCAAATGCTTTGACGGTCAAAGGGTCTTGATGTTGGCGGCGGACTTCAGTCAACCGCTGGGTGACGGCATGACAAAAGAGATTGGTGGCATTGATCATATTTTTCATCTTGGTGCTGAGTCGCATGTTGACCGGAGCATTGACAATGCCGAACCCTTTGTCATGGCTAATGTTGTCGGCACCATGCGGATGCTTGAGATAGCTCGAAAAATGTCGAAACTAAAAACGTTCTATTACTTCTCGACTGATGAAGTGTTTGGTCCGGCTCCTGTCGGAGTGAACTATAAAGAATGGGATCGTTACAATTCTGGGAACCCCTACGCCGCAACCAAAGCCGGCGGTGAAGAACTATGTCTCGCATATGCGAACACTTACAAACTTCCTGTCGTCATCACCCACTGCATGAACATCTTTGGCGAACGTCAGCATTCAGAGAAATTCATTCCACTGGTAATTCGCCGCGTGTTGCAAGGTGAAAAGGTTATTATTCATGCCGATGCCGACCGAAAGACTCCCGGATCAAGGCACTGGATTCATGCGCGCAATGTCGCAGCAGCAGTATTGTTTCTCGTTCAATCGCGCGCAGCGACATCGGAAAAGTACAATATTGTCGGCGAAAAAGAAGTCGACAATCTGGCAATGGCGCAATCAATATCAAAAATATTAGGGCGACCGTTAATCAGTGAGCTCGTCGATTTTCATTCAAGTCGACCAGGGCACGATCTGCGATACGCTCTGGATGGAGCTAAGCTTGCACAGTTAGGGTGGAATATTCCACTAGACTTCGAACACTCACTCGCCAAGACGGTAAACTGGTATTTGAGTCGACCAGAATGGCTGAAAGCGTGA
- a CDS encoding glycosyl transferase family 1: MRKKILFMAEAVTLAHVGRLSALAASLNPNFYDIKLLSAPGFDHLLGSLPFTKGSLASIAPKHFLKSLKAGRNPYDLKTLIGYVEEDLRQIDEFEPDLIVGDFRLSLAVSGKLRKLPTINIVNAHWSPYAHPLWTVPSHPVLSVLGPVLGQTLFNWFRPSVFSSFAAPFNLFLKHYGLEPVIDYREFYCHGDFVLYPDLPDVVPTFDRPSNHRYLGPLTWSTQTKLPDWWHQIDPQLRAVFVSLGSSGRTGLLPKLLSAMGEENLQLLVATSDKDRIAKPLANAFIADFIPADRALAVAELMICNGGSGSINQAIMAGCPLIGIAENLDQYLAMNFVEKSGFGVLLRADQVTPQLLRRTLHEVLDHSEYRSRAQEMKNIASSYSPQSRFARLVVEVFSARQNLITEAV, encoded by the coding sequence ATGCGAAAAAAAATTCTCTTCATGGCCGAAGCCGTGACCCTCGCTCATGTTGGGCGCCTCAGCGCCTTAGCGGCTTCGCTTAACCCGAATTTCTATGACATCAAACTGCTCAGCGCTCCCGGGTTTGATCATCTGCTTGGCTCACTTCCCTTCACCAAGGGCTCACTTGCCAGCATTGCCCCAAAACATTTTTTAAAAAGCCTCAAAGCCGGACGAAACCCATATGATTTGAAAACACTGATTGGTTATGTCGAAGAAGACTTACGTCAAATCGATGAGTTCGAACCTGATCTGATCGTCGGTGACTTCCGCCTCTCACTTGCCGTCAGCGGAAAACTGAGGAAGCTGCCGACGATCAATATCGTCAACGCGCATTGGAGCCCTTATGCCCATCCGTTATGGACTGTGCCCTCGCATCCGGTGCTCTCAGTTCTTGGACCGGTCTTGGGCCAGACACTCTTTAATTGGTTCCGGCCGAGCGTGTTTAGTTCCTTCGCTGCGCCCTTCAACCTATTTCTCAAACACTACGGCCTAGAGCCAGTGATCGACTACCGCGAATTCTATTGCCACGGTGATTTCGTCCTGTATCCCGACCTGCCTGATGTCGTTCCGACTTTTGATCGACCATCGAATCATCGCTACTTAGGGCCACTGACCTGGTCCACGCAAACCAAATTGCCCGATTGGTGGCACCAAATTGACCCTCAACTACGGGCTGTGTTTGTGTCCCTTGGTTCCTCAGGCCGAACGGGCCTTTTGCCAAAACTGCTTTCGGCTATGGGCGAAGAAAACCTGCAGCTCCTCGTCGCGACCTCAGACAAAGATCGAATTGCCAAACCGTTGGCCAACGCATTCATAGCCGACTTTATTCCAGCAGATCGCGCCCTCGCCGTAGCAGAGCTTATGATTTGCAACGGCGGTTCCGGGAGCATTAACCAGGCAATTATGGCTGGATGCCCACTGATCGGAATTGCGGAAAATCTTGATCAGTACCTAGCAATGAACTTTGTAGAAAAATCGGGGTTCGGAGTTTTACTTCGAGCCGATCAAGTTACACCGCAGCTCCTGCGACGCACTCTCCACGAAGTGCTCGACCATAGTGAGTACCGCAGTCGGGCGCAAGAGATGAAAAACATCGCCTCGTCGTACTCACCACAGAGTCGCTTTGCAAGGCTGGTCGTTGAAGTTTTCAGCGCACGTCAGAACTTAATCACAGAGGCCGTTTAA